A window from Electrophorus electricus isolate fEleEle1 chromosome 7, fEleEle1.pri, whole genome shotgun sequence encodes these proteins:
- the golgb1 gene encoding golgin subfamily B member 1 isoform X2, translating into MFSRLTQGVTSVLQELSGEEHPDGEPQDGLVPQPLSGPEASLDGPSPSEEVLERLAQTEQLVVQLKELIREKDGQLASAEKQLKDERELGEVKFTKLKLQAKAKMAALNKQITELKGQEGLNTSQSSESSFTVPAGLEEELQQLKQKLSQEELSTRSLREELGAAEQCLKEKEEYYTEQVQLLQAVIRDKDVRFQEQILKHEEELLCVTSQASNSGELQQALRISEHRIEELEEALHSRSQVLEMLQQELNSADQQKQILTAQFRQMEQELGEAHKFGEERQQVASHAEEQLRTLRASLEASEKEREQAISALEAELVRRSSELDEARAKLEAVTREKGESAERGKEIETSTEAELTSLRASLEASEKHRKEVKKKLEAEVESYRGELHNLQEKLHAVEKEKDEALKNKRDELAQLEMELVAFRESLDTGKEEREAGRQAKQALEMLWKGLHSLTKGDEGSQGHAAIPDDLAEVLPVLEAQLRNLRVHQEEREASMSQITLTLEMLKGQLDQSTAEGEEAVARIRQLERQLGKLQVTDESLGDEEADLFGRDLDKANKAEGTDGHSSDNALHAEKLLALEHQLAEKEKEITDLREKLAFNEQRSLKMSEVGNADCGITENITGIFESSGVLLGLEDSPEEDRTLIAVESPAEPTPVLSCADNESTSEITEPQPESPGELKGVSSDEMVTSSDSEVAHSSWTILEAVNADGGQEWPPQVQDFGALKLSTQSWEETSEDQVTPTCSMAEILAEELQKRYSELLTELQQLKDLASTSQDKVHLLQEELISLTVVKDETEERAQRFEKDLMEAQAEIRRETEHLTSEINKQNDMKKVLEEQLESFQIEVCSKDQKIQALQTQLDEVQKNLTEKEGQVMMLGSQLEDRELATSQMDERAQRFDRDLMEAQAEIQQKTEYMTSEINKQNDMRKALEEQLESFQIEVCSKDQKIQALQTQLDEVQKNLTEKEGQVRMLGSQLEDRELATSQMEEKLEARIQQVSQEADLAKAALIGKIAEIEDLQQCLSLKEQEMVELSDNMTSKLLQAGEEKFVISSEVTKLKEKILEIEKIRDDQQKVEEDKTAVESEELVTLRKENKSLASEMDTVKRDGEHVKRKLQAALVQRKELMKKIAKLEKVSDATKEKGDIEADLPGTEKGEGEQGQQNFESLLQETRRILHSKEEALTVLEQKTLNQNQALYEAHAKIQHLTDEAEACSQKEQQIRQVENDNARLQSQVTILESDLEMAQKKLQEAVDSRKETLRKAKDKDRHHREQMKQQKEEYSNLLERFKAEDKEKSDLLKQLRELESLLESKEQTGTVSHHVEAEEEPTTVSENLEKPMLGDWVQEDWVDFAAPEADVNQKDQLPAEQLPQVKSEDYAAVINSLQEEIKAKHTVCVDLEVRLQESQGALSVKETEFLELSKELEALRAKERQIDVLSEELNALREKCQQAEAHAEMLRAEVKEAAAVARTSISDVESPVAALQAEVEEFKRFLKTKNDEIIDLSQQLSEQSTLLQNMQETVLEKDDLIASLQERLTAEQERSQKMEAEIPHWQEEEKDHVTKLQQLQRKLQAALVSRKEALKENQALRDEQAAAEKARSELLVKLEHGEAEVGKLKAEKEKLIKEVDRSLLENQSLGATCESLKLAMDGLLNEKDSYQHQAESAREEAEQANRRWEEKVQSMKDEYETLLKSYENVSDEAERVRRVLEAARQERQELASKARGHEMAKQEAERLAEETQKEVNAIKEKMRKFAKAKHQKIMELEEENEKLREQMEKKGTKEVDNELKQLQNVKRELETLRASFDVVEAKRSSLEQETRELKQQLAQETDRKNNTNLDVSSSEIVVTEEVVVQQSSPVLSENQQDIANKRCFQEQSDGSVLGMLKQEASSVKTKTELIESADTETKKKLNELEVALKDAETKIKELQAALDDEKRTRVEQESLLNAELGSVRQHLQESVEREMRLNEKCSTMDTQFKELRTSLEAEKDDLEERLMNQLAQVNGSIAGYQQETADGRARLADLQRELEKVEQERAELEAVVVSERDRVSRLEEDKRQAQRERAEAEAEAGKRRELEQKLKSAQRVKEGSQSRARQLEELLREKQLEVRQMQKDCIQYQERISEVERENKALLLGRDELSSELEAAHLENAKITEQEKKLDSELSTIKTKLDMAEGEASKALADKTASEKTAQQHEAELKAEAERTLDEVRYRLGAELKQMELRLEQAYRDREREEEATLEARNVAEAADKYAQEMQARLDESLARLAGFSRSMSSLQNDRDRVLDEAKQWENRFYSALQGKEVELREAESRAKVLSEQLQTETTNKEELQHELERLQKAEEQLQVKLAEMEKRHSEILKPLEKERKEMQEALALAESSLAEARSQLASVEVETEGLRHRTKALEEAVVKLQSESIQARAEIKERETEERRLCLSLEQLETDLRTSKTLTETLQVELSEKEKREVELLGEKEQAVAQAAEEARKEADGRAEEAERQLEDRRAAMRDLDERLCKAEEEASCSKARLDTFTKAMGSLQNDRDRVLGEYKQLEERHLQVMMEKDGLIQEAATENNSLKEELRAMLAQRDDLHAENAKLAAQLHGYRDELKQVLTMKDSQHKQLLSAQFERIRVLEKERVETQAKFQALEKEAPVRNVPAVEHEILSQAGQLVVRSEGCDAPGAEVEKLREQLQAAKKQISSLEGMLDSERECQAAHNEELKELRWEGGVLRTEAETAEERVAELAKDLMDMEQKLLAEKEAADKLRAQNQAFGKAMASLQDSRDQAINEAKELQSQLEESRRVGHQAAPPSSSTGEVWSLKNALSALQNDRERLLEQLQLQRSELDILGSGELSRLTQALQEERQKSREREQTMAEQLKERGDQTERDRQELEMLRQERGNWHAQVELLKQQTLATLSEREQQVQQLRALLEEARAPRSKLHEEQAYRQGSIGVDSAPGGPLEHSEDYKSDCIRLQRRLDEETELRLRVEEELSAAEDDLKRYTQAEWSSGLRRTDSERAVLIEPPEGAVTRSRSGAPGLARVIRAALCSRQRTPLLVALYLFTIHALLLLCLGGYL; encoded by the exons ATGTTCAGCCGGCTGACCCAAGGAGTGACCTCTGTCCTTCAGGAGCTATCCGGGGAGGAGCATCCGGATGGTGAGCCCCAG GATGGTCTGGTGCCTCAGCCCCTGTCTGGGCCAGAAGCCTCCTTAGATGGCCCGAGTCCCTCTGAGGAGGTTCTTGAACGTCTGGCCCAGACAGAGCAGCTAGTTGTGCAGCTGAAGGAGCTGATTAGAGAGAAGGACGGCCAGCTTGCCAGTGCTGAGAAACAACTCAAG GATGAAAGGGAACTGGGAGAAGTCAAGTTCACTAAACTGAAGCTGCAGGCAAAGGCCAAGATGGctgctttaaataaacaaatcactgAGCTGAAAGGACAGGAGGGATTGAACACCAGTCAG agttcGGAAAGCTCCTTCACAGTGCCTGCAGGATTGGAGGAAGAGCTCCAACAGCTGAAACAGAAGCTGAGTCAGGAAGAGTTGTCAACACGAAGCCTAAGAGAAGAGCTCGGGGCGGCTGAGCAATGTCTAAAAGAAAAGGAGGAGTACTACACAGAACAG GTGCAACTTCTTCAGGCTGTGATCAGGGACAAAGATGTGCGGTTTCAGGAACAAATCCTAAAGCATGAAGAGGAGCTGCTTTGCGTCACTAGCCAGGCTTCAAACAGCGGGGAGCTCCAGCAG GCTCTGCGTATATCCGAACATCGGattgaggagctggaggaggcttTGCACTCTCGCTCACAAGTCCTGGAGATGTTACAGCAGGAGCTTAATAGTGCAGACCAGCAGAAACAG ATCTTGACCGCCCAGTTCAGACAGATGGAGCAGGAGCTCGGAGAAGCCCACAAGTTTGGAGAAGAGAGGCAGCAAGTGGCCAGCCATGCTGAGGAGCAGCTCAGAACCCTGAGAGCCAGTCTGGAGGCttctgagaaggagagagagcaggccaTCAGTGCACTAGAAGCAGAGCTTGTTAGGAGGAGCTCTGAACTGGATGAAGCAAGAGCAAAGCTAGAAGCTGTGACgagggaaaagggagagagtgcagagagagggaaagaaattGAGACCAGCACCGAGGCTGAGCTAACCAGCTTAAGAGCGAGCCTGGAAGCTTCTGAGAAGCACAGAAAGGAGGTGAAGAAGAAGCTGGAGGCTGAGGTCGAAAGTTACAGAGGAGAGCTCCACAATTTGCAGGAGAAGCTCCATGcagtggagaaggagaaggacgAAGCATTGAAGAACAAAAGAGATGAGTTGGCACAACTGGAGATGGAGCTCGTTGCCTTTAGAGAAAGCCTGGATACTGGCAAAGAGGAGCGGGAAGCTGGGCGTCAGGCCAAGCAGGCTCTGGAAATGTTGTGGAAAGGGCTTCATTCTCTGACCAAAGGTGATGAGGGAAGCCAAGGCCACGCGGCCATCCCCGACGACCTTGCAGAGGTGCTGCCGGTCTTGGAAGCCCAACTAAGAAATCTGAGAGTGCATCAGGAGGAGAGGGAAGCAAGCATGTCTCAGATTACTTTGACCCTAGAGATGCTGAAAG gaCAACTTGATCAAAGCActgcagagggagaggaggcagTTGCCAGGATACGGCAACTTGAGCGGCAACTTGGCAAGCTTCAG GTTACGGATGAGTCACTGGGTGACGAGGAGGCTGACCTGTTTGGGAGGGATTTGGACAAGGCTAACAAAG CTGAAGGCACAGATGGACACAGTTCAGATAACGCATTGCATGCTGAGAAGTTACTGGCTCTGGAGCACCAGCtggcagagaaggagaaggaaattACTGATCTCAGGGAAAAGCTAGCATTTAATGAGCAGCGCAGCCTCAAAATGTCAGAAGTAGGAAATGCAGACTGTGgaattactgaaaatattacTGGCATATTTGAAAGTTCTGGAGTGCTCCTTGGTCTTGAAGATAGTCCTGAGGAAGACAGAACACTCATTGCAGTAGAGTCTCCTGCTGAACCTactcctgttctgtcctgtgcTGACAATGAGAGTACCTCTGAGATTACTGAACCACAGCCAGAGTCCCCTGGGGAATTAAAGGGAGTTTCTTCCGATGAGATGGTAACCAGCAGTGACTCTGAAGTTGCCCATAGTAGCTGGACAATTTTGGAAGCTGTTAATGCAGATGGAGGACAGGAGTGGCCTCCACAAGTTCAAGATTTTGGTGCTCTGAAGCTTTCCACACAGTCCTGGGAGGAGACTTCTGAAGATCAGGTTACACCTACATGCTCTATGGCTGAG ATCCTGGCAGAGGAGCTCCAGAAAAGATACAGTGAACTACTGACTGAACTTCAGCAACTGAAGGATTTGGCTTCTACCTCTCAGGACAAGGTTCACCTACTACAAGAGGAGTTAATATCACTGACAGTTGTTAAGGATGAGACAGAGGAAAGAGCCCAACGGTTTGAAAAAGATTTGATGGAAGCTCAAGCAGAGATTCGACGAGAGACAGAACATCTGACCTCAGAGATAAATAAGCAGAACGATATGAAGAAAGTCCTGGAAGAGCAACTAGAGAGCTTTCAGATAGAGGTTTGCTCCAAAGATCAGAAGATTCAAGCCCTACAGACACAACTGGATGAGGTCCAGAAAAACCTTACTGAGAAAGAAGGTCAAGTCATGATGCTGGGTTCCCAGTTAGAGGACAGAGAGCTAGCTACTTCTCAAATGGATGAAAGAGCCCAAAGGTTTGACAGAGATTTGATGGAAGCTCAGGCAGAGATTCAACAAAAGACAGAATATATGACCTCAGAGATAAATAAGCAGAACGATATGAGGAAAGCCCTGGAAGAGCAACTAGAGAGCTTTCAGATAGAGGTTTGCTCCAAAGATCAGAAGATTCAAGCTCTACAGACACAACTGGATGAGGTCCAGAAAAACCTTACTGAGAAAGAAGGTCAAGTCAGGATGTTGGGTTCCCAGTTGGAGGACAGAGAACTAGCTACTTCTCAAATGGAGGAAAAGCTGGAGGCGAGAATTCAGCAAGTCTCTCAGGAAGCTGACCTGGCTAAAGCTGCTCTCATTGGCAAGATTGCTGAGATAGAGGATTTGCAACAGTGTCTTTCCCTGAAAGAGCAAGAGATGGTAGAACTCAGTGACAACATGACATCCAAACTGCTGCAAGCAGGTGAGGAAAAGTTTGTTATATCTAGTGAAGTAACAAAGCTAAAAGAGAAGATCTTGGAAATTGAGAAGATCAGGGATGACCAGCAGAAAGTGGAAGAAGATAAAACAGCTGTCGAAAGTGAGGAGCTTGTCACTCTGCGCAAGGAGAACAAGAGCTTGGCTAGTGAAATGGATACCGTTAAAAGGGATGGAGAACATGTTAAACGAAAGTTGCAGGCAGCTTTGGTACAGCGAAAGGAGCTGATGAAAAAGATTGCCAAACTTGAGAAAGTGTCAGATGCTACCAAAGAAAAGGGAGATATAGAAGCAGACCTGCCTGGTACAGagaaaggagaaggagagcaggGGCAACAGAACTTTGAATCACTGTTACAAGAGACCAGAAGGATCTTGCATTCCAAAGAAGAAGCTTTGACTGTTCtagaacagaaaacactgaaCCAAAACCAAGCACTTTATGAGGCACATGCTAAAATCCAACACCTGACTGATGAGGCTGAAGCATGTAGccaaaaagaacaacaaatacGGCAAGTTGAGAACGATAATGCTAGACTCCAGTCACAGGTCACCATCCTAGAATCTGATCTTGAAATGGCACAGAAAAAGCTCCAAGAGGCTGTGGATTCTCGTAAAGAAACGCTCCGCAAAGCTAAGGACAAAGACAGACACCATCGTGAGCAGATGAAGCAACAGAAAGAAGAGTACAGTAACCTGTTAGAACGGTTCAAAGCTGAAGACAAAGAGAAATCTGACCTATTAAAACAACTGCGAGAGTTAGAAAGTCTTTTGGAATCAAAGGAGCAAACTGGTACAGTGAGTCATCATGTGGAGGCAGAGGAAGAACCTACAACTGTGTCAGAGAATCTGGAGAAACCCATGTTGGGGGATTGGGTCCAGGAGGACTGGGTGGATTTTGCTGCACCCGAGGCTGATGTTAACCAGAAAGATCAACTTCCTGCTGAGCAACTTCCACAGGTTAAATCCGAAGATTACGCAGCTGTGATAAATTCCCTTCAGGAGGAGATAAAAGCTAAACACACTGTTTGTGTGGACCTAGAGGTGCGTCTGCAGGAGAGCCAGGGTGCTCTGTCAGTCAAAGAGACTGAGTTCTTGGAGCTCAGCAAAGAGCTTGAGGCATTGAGggcaaaagagagacagatagatgtCCTTTCAGAAGAACTGAACGCTCTGAGAGAGAAATGTCAGCAAGCAGAAGCCCATGCAGAAATGCTGAGAGCAGAAGTGAAGGAGGCTGCAGCTGTGGCCAGGACCAGCATCTCTGACGTTGAGTCTCCAGTGGCGGCTCTTCAGGCAGAGGTGGAAGAGTTCAAGCGGTTTCTGAAAACCAAAAATGATGAGATCATTGACCTCAGCCAGCAACTGAGTGAGCAGAGCACACTTCTGCAGAACATGCAGGAGACTGTGCTGGAGAAAGATGACCTGATTGCTTCCTTACAAGAGAGACTGACAGCTGAGCAAGAAAGGAGTCAGAAGATGGAGGCAGAGATCCCACATTGgcaagaggaggaaaaagaCCATGTCACCAAGCTTCAGCAGCTACAGCGCAAATTACAAGCCGCATTGGTATCGCGAAAGGAAGCTCTCAAAGAGAACCAGGCTCTAAGGGATGAGCAGGCTGCGGCTGAGAAGGCAAGATCAGAGTTGCTAGTAAAGCTCGAGCATGGCGAGGCAGAGGTTGGTAAActtaaagcagagaaagagaagttaATTAAAGAGGTGGATCGGAGCTTGCTGGAGAACCAGAGTCTTGGTGCCACCTGTGAGAGCTTGAAGCTTGCTATGGATGGACTTCTGAATGAAAAAGATTCATATCAGCATCAAGCAGAGAGTGCCAGAGAAGAAGCTGAGCAGGCAAACAGACGGTGGGAAGAAAAAGTTCAAAGCATGAAGGATGAATATGAGACCCTACTGAAGTCATACGAAAATGTGAGCGACGAGGCCGAACGTGTCAGGCGAGTGCTGGAGGCTGCCCGTCAGGAGAGGCAGGAATTGGCATCGAAAGCCCGGGGCCATGAGATGGCCAAACAGGAGGCAGAGAGGTTAGCTGAGGAAACTCAGAAGGAGGTCAATGctataaaagagaaaatgaggaagTTTGCCAAAGCAAAACATCAAAAGATAATGGAACTagaggaggagaatgagaagCTCAGAGAACAGATGGAGAAGAAAGGGACCAAAGAAGTAGATAACGAGCTGAAACAACTTCAAAACGTTAAAAGAGAACTTGAAACTTTGAGAGCTAGTTTTGATGTTGTAGAGGCTAAGCGAAGTTCACTGGAACAGGAAACCAGAGAACTGAAGCAGCAGTTGGCTCAGGAAACGGATAGAAAGAATAATACAAATCTGGATGTGAGCTCCTCTGAAATTGTAGTTACGGAGGAAGTGGTTGTTCAGCAGTCAAGCCCTGTTTTGAGTGAAAACCAACAAGATATAGCTAATAAAAGATGTTTCCAAGAGCAATCAGATGGGTCAGTGCTAGGCATGCTTAAACAAGAAGCTTCCAGTGTGAAAACTAAGACTGAGCTGATTGAAAGTGCAGACACTGAAACTAAGAAAAAGCTCAATGAATTGGAAGTAGCTCTTAAAGATGCAGAGACCAAGATAAAGGAACTTCAAGCTGCTCTTGACGATGAGAAGAGAACCAGAGTTGAACAGGAATCTTTGCTCAATGCAGAGTTGGGCAGTGTTAGGCAGCATCTTCAGGAGTCTGTAGAAAGAGAGATGAGGTTGAATGAAAAGTGCTCGACAATGGATACTCAGTTTAAGGAGCTTCGCACAAGCCTGGAGGCTGAGAAGGATGACCTTGAGGAAAGACTGATGAACCAGTTAGCTCAGGTCAATGGCAGCATTGCAGGTTATCAGCAAGAGACTGCTGATGGGCGAGCTCGCCTTGCAGACCTACAGCGGGAACTGGAAAAAGTGGAACAGGAGCGAGCTGAGTTGGAGGCTGTGGTAGTAAGCGAAAGGGACCGGGTATCCAGGCTAGAGGAAGACAAAAGGCAGGCCCAGCGAGAAAGAGCCGAAGCAGAGGCAGAAGCAGGAAAACGGAGAGAGCTGGAGCAGAAGCTGAAATCCGCACAGAGGGTTAAAGAAGGTAGTCAGAGCCGAGCACGTCAGCTCGAGGAGCTTCTGAGGGAGAAGCAGCTGGAGGTTCGACAGATGCAAAAAGACTGCATCCAGTACCAGGAAAGGATCAGTGAGGTAGAAAGGGAGAATAAGGCACTCTTGCTGGGTAGAGATGAGTTAAGCAGTGAGCTTGAGGCAGCGCATCTGGAGAATGCAAAGATCACGGAGCAGGAAAAAAAGCTGGACTCAGAGTTGTCAACAATTAAAACGAAGCTGGATATGGCTGAGGGAGAGGCCAGCAAGGCGCTAGCGGACAAGACGGCTTCTGAAAAGACAGCACAACAGCATGAGGCTGAGTTAAAGGCAGAAGCTGAAAGGACCCTTGATGAAGTAAGGTATCGCTTGGGAGCAGAGCTTAAACAGATGGAGTTGAGACTGGAGCAGGCCTATCGggacagggaaagagaagaagaggcGACTCTTGAGGCTAGAAACGTTGCAGAGGCTGCAGACAAATATGCCCAGGAAATGCAGGCACGCCTGGATGAGTCACTGGCAAGGCTGGCTGGCTTTTCACGCTCCATGTCCTCCCTGCAGAATGACCGCGATCGTGTTCTGGATGAAGCTAAGCAGTGGGAGAATCGTTTCTATAGTGCCCTCCAGGGGAAGGAGGTTGAACTGCGGGAGGCTGAGAGTCGAGCTAAGGTCCTATCTGAGCAACTTCAGACAGAGACCACAAACAAGGAGGAACTTCAGCATGAACTGGAGAG GTTGCAGAAGGCAGAGGAACAGTTGCAGGTAAAACtggcagagatggagaagaggCACAGCGAAATCCTCAAACctctggaaaaagaaagaaaagagatgcAGGAGGCACTGGCTCTGGCAGAAAGCTCTCTGGCCGAGGCACGCTCCCAACTCGCCTCCGTGGAGGTGGAGACGGAAGGACTGCGCCACAGAACCAAGGCTCTAGAAGAGGCAGTGGTCAAGCTTCAGAGTGAATCTATCCAAGCCAGGGCTGAAATTAAAGAAAGGGAAACCGAGGAGAGGAGGCTGTGCTTGAGTCTGGAGCAGCTGGAGACGGACTTGCGGACCTCCAAGACTCTTACGGAGACTCTTCAGGTAGAGTTGTCTgagaaggagaagagggagGTCGAGCTCCTTGGAGAGAAGGAACAAGCTGTGGCTCag GCTGCAGAGGAAGCCAGGAAGGAGGCAGATGGCCgggcagaggaggcagagagacagctgGAGGACAGGAGGGCAGCCATGCGGGACCTCGACGAGAGACTTTGTAAAGCCGAAGAGGAGGCCAGCTGCAGCAAGGCGCGACTGGACACATTCACGAAGGCCATGGGCTCGCTTCAGAATGATCGTGACAGGGTACTGGGAGAGTACAAGCAGTTAGAGGAGCGACACCTCCAG GTTATGATGGAAAAAGATGGTCTCATACAGGAGGCTGCCACTGAGAACAACAGTCTGAAGGAGGAGCTCCGTGCCATGCTGGCTCAGCGTGACGACCTCCACGCTGAGAACGCCAAGCTGGCGGCACAGCTGCATGGCTATAGGGACGAACTGAAACAGGTCCTCACTATGAAGGACTCGCAGCACAAGCAGCTGCTCTCGGCTCAGTTCGAACGCATCAGGGTcctggagaaggagagggtAGAGACCCAGGCCAAGTTTCAGGCACTGGAAAAAGAGGCCCCAGTGCGAAACGTGCCCGCAGTGGAGCACGAGATCTTGAGCCAGGCCGGGCAGCTCGTGGTCAGGTCAGAGGGGTGCGACGCTCCCGGTGCAGAGGTGGAGAAGTTGAGGGAGCAGCTTCAGGCTGCCAAGAAGCAGATCAGCAGCCTGGAAGGGATGCTGGATTCAGAGAGGGAGTGCCAGGCGGCTCACAACGAGGAGTTGAAGGAGCTCCGCTGGGAAGGTGGCGTGCTGCGGACCGAGGCCGAGACGGCCGAGGAGAGGGTAGCGGAGCTGGCCAAGGACCTGATGGACATGGAGCAGAAGCTGCTAGCAGAGAAGGAGGCGGCAGACAAGCTCCGAGCTCAGAACCAGGCCTTTGGGAAGGCCATGGCCTCTCTGCAGGATTCAAGAGACCAGGCCATCAATGAGGCCAAGGAGCTGCAATCCCAGCTGGAAGAGTCTCGTCGGGTAGGACATCAGGCAGCGCCCCCTAGCAGTTCCACTGGTGAAGTGTGGAGCCTGAAGAACGCACTCTCTGCACTCCAGAATGACAGGGAGAGACTG TTGGAGCAGCTGCAGTTACAGCGCAGTGAGCTGGACATACTTGGATCCGGAGAGCTGAGTAGACTCACCCAGGCCCTGCAGGAAGAGCGGCAGAAgtccagggagagagagcagactatggcggagcagctgaaggagagaGGTGACCAGACTGAGAGAGACCGGCAGGAGCTGGAGATGCTCAG